Proteins co-encoded in one Spirosoma endbachense genomic window:
- the nudK gene encoding GDP-mannose pyrophosphatase NudK, whose translation MLAERVQITEEKLLSDNWYILKRFTFNYLGRNGQWTTQQREAYDRGNGATILLYNPETDRVILTRQFRLPTFVNGNRNDGPHSGMLIETCAGLLDNDDPETAIRRETEEETGYRIQSVQKVMEAYMSPGSVTEKLFFYVAHYTADTERNAGGGIDEEEIEIMELPFQQALAMMESGEIMDGKTIMLLQYLRLQQLTNASNS comes from the coding sequence ATGCTTGCTGAACGCGTGCAAATAACGGAAGAGAAATTATTGTCCGACAACTGGTACATCCTGAAACGGTTCACCTTTAATTACCTCGGCAGGAACGGGCAATGGACAACTCAACAACGTGAAGCCTATGATCGGGGAAACGGAGCCACGATTTTACTCTACAATCCGGAAACTGACCGGGTGATTCTGACCCGCCAGTTTCGGTTGCCAACCTTCGTTAATGGTAACCGAAACGATGGCCCGCATTCGGGAATGCTGATCGAAACCTGTGCGGGTCTGCTCGATAACGATGATCCCGAAACCGCCATCCGACGCGAAACGGAAGAGGAAACGGGTTACCGGATTCAGTCGGTACAAAAGGTGATGGAAGCATATATGAGTCCGGGTTCGGTAACTGAGAAGTTATTTTTCTACGTCGCTCACTATACTGCCGATACCGAACGAAATGCTGGTGGCGGTATCGATGAGGAAGAAATTGAGATTATGGAATTGCCTTTTCAACAAGCCCTGGCCATGATGGAAAGTGGAGAAATCATGGACGGAAAAACGATTATGCTGCTGCAATATCTGCGGCTCCAACAACTGACTAACGCATCGAACTCATGA
- a CDS encoding hydantoinase B/oxoprolinase family protein: MWQIWIDTGGTFTDGLAQDPNGTIHRTKVLSSSRLRGQLIDGKLVAPWLTAPIFDGYQLRTVDTGDCYEVVSLRTDGTLVLGHPLLPIPQPTTVELLTGEEAPVLATRLLTQTPLSQPFPTLEMRLGTTKGTNALLERKGGRVALLVTTGFNDLLTIGTQQRPDLFQLAIPTAEVLYDSVLEVDERIAADGQVLTPLSDQTIVDLVDLLRKTKPDSVAISLLNAYRNPVHERQLCDALSTAGFAYVTRSTDVSVAPQYVSRTQTAVVDAYLTPVMRSYLDNVQQQLGGSSVRIMTSSGGLVRADLFQPKDSLLSGPAGGVIGAYATSNDQPVLTLDMGGTSTDVARVQRGLDYRFSTKIGPFDLQLPSLAIETVAAGGGSVCWFEGHGATSGQLRVGPQSAGANPGPACYGATAPGQTLLLTITDVNLLLGKLHPKQFGIPVFPEKAQAALQEICDQIAAKTGNRPDPLELLRGFEHIANETMAGAIRKISVARGFDPAAYSLLVFGGAGGLHGCAIAQLLNMEQLILPFDGGLLSAYGIGKAQIERIASRSILQPLSIISDKLPALFNGLGHQAIDALRSDVGSDTPIRLSSALIYVRLQGQESSIEIPYPFLSTAEKNQSGSEIRSELEAAFQRKYQQLYGHFPSDSSGQPRPVEVESIRVIASTIRDENPVSGPPVSHRHAVPSFTTDSFPAYDWTQLQEGDTFRGPALLLNTTSSAFIESGWRVVVQSEKNVVVDYIADVDADLPSLNNTSEVHNEVVQLELFTQRFRAIAEEMGAQLQRTAFSVNVKERLDFSCALLDANAELVANAPHIPVHLGSLGICARLVLANIELEPGDVVITNHPKYGGSHLPDVTLLSGVFRDEGHTDKPELIGYIINRAHHAEIGGKVPGSMPPDATTLVEEGVVLEPQYVVKKGIFQWDSRSEEVTDGLESRFTDAPYPTRALAENRADIEAALASLKAGESALQNLVRQHGLSTVHRYMTRLKQSATDAISTILEPLQGQTFQAEESLDDGHVIRVSILVNNGRVTFDFTGTSGVHPHNLNANISILYSAVLYVLRLWCKSDTTPESIPLNEGLMTPVDFILPESSFLNPVFPDNPVDCPAVVGGNTEVSQRLVDTLLKALGLAACSQGTMNNFLFGNKNFGYYETIGGGSGATMGANGRSAVHQHMTNTKLTDPEELERRYPVRLHEFSIRKGSGGAGQWNGGDGIIREIEFLEPVQATLLSQHRVVAPYGLHGGESGTTGRQTLIHTDGQEETLPGIFTRAMQAGERIRVETPGGGGVGATTK; the protein is encoded by the coding sequence ATGTGGCAAATCTGGATTGATACGGGCGGCACCTTTACTGATGGCCTCGCCCAGGACCCCAATGGAACAATACATCGCACTAAAGTCCTGAGCAGTAGCCGCCTACGCGGGCAGCTAATCGATGGTAAACTCGTTGCACCCTGGCTGACTGCCCCTATTTTTGATGGGTATCAACTCCGCACCGTCGATACCGGAGACTGCTATGAAGTTGTTTCGCTACGAACCGATGGTACACTCGTTCTGGGCCATCCACTTCTGCCCATTCCTCAACCAACTACAGTCGAACTCCTGACCGGCGAAGAAGCCCCGGTTCTGGCTACTCGCCTATTAACGCAAACGCCCTTAAGTCAGCCGTTTCCTACTCTGGAAATGCGTCTGGGAACGACGAAAGGCACAAATGCACTGCTCGAACGAAAAGGAGGACGTGTGGCTCTGCTGGTCACAACAGGTTTTAACGATCTGCTCACGATCGGAACCCAGCAACGCCCGGATCTCTTTCAACTGGCCATACCGACCGCCGAAGTGCTCTATGATTCGGTACTCGAAGTAGACGAACGAATCGCTGCCGACGGTCAGGTTCTGACTCCTCTATCTGATCAGACTATTGTCGATCTGGTCGATCTGCTCCGGAAAACGAAACCCGACTCCGTAGCCATATCGCTGCTGAATGCCTACCGGAACCCTGTTCATGAACGTCAACTCTGCGATGCTCTGAGCACTGCCGGTTTTGCCTATGTAACTCGTTCGACCGACGTTTCCGTGGCTCCTCAGTATGTGTCCCGTACGCAAACAGCCGTTGTCGACGCCTATCTCACGCCAGTCATGCGCTCTTATCTGGACAATGTGCAACAACAGCTGGGTGGCTCATCGGTACGGATTATGACGAGTTCGGGCGGGTTAGTTCGTGCCGATCTGTTCCAGCCGAAAGACAGTTTGTTAAGTGGCCCGGCGGGCGGGGTAATTGGTGCCTATGCAACCAGCAACGACCAGCCCGTACTTACTCTCGATATGGGTGGCACCAGTACCGACGTAGCCCGCGTGCAACGGGGTCTGGATTATCGATTTTCTACCAAAATTGGCCCATTCGATTTGCAGCTGCCTTCACTGGCCATTGAAACCGTAGCCGCTGGTGGTGGCTCGGTGTGCTGGTTCGAGGGGCACGGTGCCACCTCTGGGCAGCTTCGGGTTGGCCCCCAAAGTGCAGGTGCCAATCCGGGTCCGGCCTGCTATGGTGCCACAGCACCAGGGCAGACGCTTCTGCTCACCATTACCGATGTCAACCTATTGCTGGGCAAACTTCATCCAAAGCAATTTGGCATTCCGGTCTTCCCCGAAAAAGCGCAGGCTGCCTTGCAGGAAATTTGTGATCAAATAGCCGCTAAAACCGGCAATCGGCCCGATCCACTGGAATTATTACGAGGCTTCGAGCACATCGCTAATGAAACGATGGCCGGAGCAATTCGTAAAATATCCGTTGCGCGCGGGTTCGACCCTGCTGCCTATAGCCTGCTGGTTTTTGGCGGTGCAGGCGGCTTACATGGTTGTGCCATTGCCCAATTGCTGAACATGGAGCAGTTGATCCTCCCGTTCGACGGTGGCTTGCTGAGTGCTTATGGCATTGGGAAAGCGCAAATCGAGCGGATAGCCTCCCGATCGATTTTGCAGCCACTGTCAATCATTTCGGACAAATTACCTGCTTTATTTAACGGGCTAGGTCACCAGGCTATCGATGCATTACGGTCAGATGTCGGTTCCGATACGCCAATCAGGCTTTCATCGGCGCTGATTTATGTACGTTTACAGGGGCAGGAATCATCCATCGAGATCCCTTATCCGTTCTTATCAACGGCTGAAAAAAATCAGTCAGGGTCTGAGATTCGTTCCGAATTGGAAGCCGCTTTCCAAAGAAAATACCAACAACTCTACGGGCACTTCCCTTCAGATTCCAGCGGTCAACCGCGGCCTGTCGAAGTGGAAAGCATCCGGGTCATTGCCAGCACGATTCGCGACGAAAATCCCGTGAGCGGCCCGCCTGTAAGCCATCGTCACGCCGTGCCGTCGTTTACAACCGATTCGTTTCCGGCTTATGACTGGACCCAGTTGCAGGAAGGCGACACGTTTCGAGGTCCGGCTTTGCTCCTCAACACAACCTCATCGGCCTTTATCGAATCGGGTTGGCGCGTTGTGGTCCAGTCCGAAAAAAATGTCGTCGTCGATTACATCGCTGATGTTGATGCCGACCTTCCTTCTCTAAACAATACGAGTGAAGTTCACAATGAAGTTGTCCAGCTGGAGCTTTTCACGCAGCGATTCCGTGCAATTGCCGAAGAAATGGGTGCCCAGTTACAGCGAACAGCGTTTTCGGTTAATGTGAAGGAACGGCTCGATTTCTCCTGTGCCCTGCTCGATGCCAATGCGGAACTGGTTGCCAATGCACCTCATATTCCGGTGCATCTGGGTAGTCTGGGTATTTGCGCACGGCTGGTACTTGCCAATATTGAGCTCGAACCGGGCGATGTTGTGATTACGAATCATCCCAAATATGGTGGCTCACACCTGCCCGATGTAACGCTGCTTAGTGGCGTATTCAGGGATGAGGGCCATACTGATAAACCGGAATTGATCGGCTACATCATCAATCGCGCCCATCATGCTGAAATCGGCGGAAAAGTACCGGGTTCGATGCCGCCCGATGCCACTACACTAGTGGAAGAAGGTGTCGTGCTGGAGCCCCAATATGTCGTAAAAAAAGGCATCTTTCAGTGGGATAGCCGTAGTGAAGAGGTTACCGACGGGCTAGAGTCCCGCTTTACGGATGCACCCTATCCAACGCGGGCACTGGCCGAAAACCGGGCCGATATCGAAGCCGCACTCGCTTCATTAAAAGCGGGAGAAAGCGCGCTTCAGAACCTGGTCAGGCAGCACGGTTTATCGACCGTACATCGCTACATGACCCGGTTGAAACAATCGGCAACAGACGCGATCTCGACTATTCTGGAGCCGTTGCAGGGACAAACTTTCCAGGCGGAGGAATCCCTCGACGATGGACATGTTATTCGGGTTAGCATTTTGGTAAACAACGGCCGGGTTACCTTCGATTTTACAGGAACATCCGGTGTGCATCCCCACAATCTCAATGCCAACATATCGATTCTGTACAGCGCCGTTTTGTATGTGCTTCGTCTCTGGTGCAAGTCGGATACGACCCCCGAAAGCATTCCGTTGAACGAAGGCTTAATGACACCCGTTGATTTTATTCTGCCAGAATCGTCGTTTCTGAATCCAGTCTTTCCCGATAATCCGGTTGACTGTCCGGCGGTGGTAGGCGGCAATACGGAGGTCAGCCAGCGATTGGTCGATACCCTGCTTAAAGCGTTAGGATTGGCTGCGTGTAGCCAGGGAACAATGAACAACTTTCTGTTTGGGAATAAAAACTTTGGGTATTATGAAACCATCGGTGGTGGTTCGGGGGCTACTATGGGTGCCAATGGTCGCTCGGCGGTTCATCAGCACATGACGAATACCAAACTGACCGACCCCGAAGAACTGGAACGACGCTATCCCGTCCGTTTGCATGAGTTCAGCATTCGCAAAGGGTCGGGAGGAGCCGGTCAGTGGAATGGTGGTGATGGCATCATCCGCGAAATCGAGTTTCTGGAACCTGTACAGGCAACGCTCTTGAGTCAGCACCGGGTAGTAGCTCCATATGGCCTTCATGGTGGTGAATCAGGAACAACCGGTCGCCAAACGTTAATTCATACGGATGGACAGGAGGAAACTTTACCGGGCATTTTCACACGGGCCATGCAGGCTGGTGAACGCATACGGGTGGAAACGCCAGGCGGTGGTGGGGTTGGTGCGACTACAAAGTGA
- a CDS encoding DeoR/GlpR family DNA-binding transcription regulator: MNFQNRKQLIVRTVEERGSADVGELAELLQTSEMTVRRDLVQLAASGLIYRTRGGAMKVSLATDKHTFANKTAVHAERKDYICQLAAQDIQEGDVIFMDCGSTVFRLCQFIRNKRITVVTNSLPIVAELMTSDVSVNLVGGEVDKERQAVHGLMAEEHMARYRANRAFIGVDGLSLEHGLSANSEKEASTAIAMARQTEKVYLLCDSSKLETNKYLYFAPLSLFDVLITDKEANPDVIAAYRQAGITLIN, translated from the coding sequence ATGAATTTCCAAAACCGGAAGCAGCTAATTGTACGAACGGTCGAAGAACGCGGTTCGGCCGACGTGGGCGAATTGGCGGAATTGTTACAGACATCCGAGATGACAGTCCGACGCGATCTGGTCCAACTGGCCGCTTCGGGCCTGATCTACCGTACGCGTGGTGGGGCCATGAAAGTGAGCCTGGCAACTGATAAGCACACCTTTGCGAACAAAACGGCCGTTCATGCCGAGCGCAAAGATTACATCTGCCAGCTAGCCGCTCAGGATATTCAGGAGGGCGATGTCATTTTCATGGATTGCGGCAGTACGGTATTCAGGCTTTGCCAGTTCATCCGAAACAAACGAATTACGGTTGTCACAAACTCGCTTCCCATCGTCGCTGAACTGATGACGTCAGACGTATCGGTCAATTTGGTGGGTGGCGAAGTTGATAAAGAACGGCAGGCCGTGCATGGGTTGATGGCCGAAGAGCACATGGCTCGCTACCGGGCCAATCGGGCGTTTATTGGCGTCGATGGCCTATCCCTGGAACATGGACTGAGCGCTAACAGCGAGAAAGAAGCCAGTACGGCCATTGCGATGGCCCGCCAAACCGAAAAAGTTTACCTCCTCTGCGATTCATCGAAATTAGAAACCAACAAATACCTCTATTTTGCGCCTTTAAGCCTGTTTGACGTATTGATCACCGACAAGGAAGCGAATCCTGACGTTATCGCGGCTTATCGACAGGCAGGCATTACGCTGATTAATTAA
- a CDS encoding Crp/Fnr family transcriptional regulator yields MTPNKIVSPKQANLHQHLLQFAELSEADCQLADDFWYFRAIAKHDSFNFQNSVCRQVGFILKGIFRVYYIDPKTELEHNLYFITENTFLTSLKSLLTKTTCPYLIEALEDAELLVIDYDRLQQLYRQSHGWERFGRLLAEQYFLFNQTRSESLLTQTAEDRYRDLVENYPAILNRVSLGHISSYLGIKGPSLSRIRSQVARK; encoded by the coding sequence ATGACTCCTAATAAAATAGTTTCGCCTAAACAGGCTAATTTACACCAACACTTACTGCAATTTGCCGAGCTTTCTGAAGCCGATTGTCAACTGGCCGATGACTTCTGGTATTTTAGAGCCATTGCCAAACATGATTCCTTCAATTTTCAGAATTCGGTCTGTCGGCAAGTGGGTTTTATCCTGAAAGGCATTTTTCGGGTTTACTACATAGACCCTAAAACGGAGTTGGAGCATAATCTCTACTTTATTACGGAAAATACTTTTCTAACTTCCCTGAAAAGTTTACTAACAAAAACGACATGCCCCTATCTGATTGAAGCCCTTGAAGATGCTGAATTGCTTGTCATTGATTATGACCGGCTACAGCAACTCTATCGTCAATCACACGGCTGGGAGCGATTCGGCCGATTGCTGGCCGAGCAGTATTTCTTGTTCAACCAAACCCGGTCAGAGAGTTTATTGACCCAAACCGCCGAAGATCGCTACCGTGATCTAGTGGAAAATTATCCGGCTATTCTAAATCGGGTATCGCTGGGCCATATTTCATCCTATTTAGGTATAAAAGGGCCGTCTCTCAGCCGAATCCGGTCGCAGGTGGCGCGTAAATAG
- a CDS encoding PQQ-dependent sugar dehydrogenase codes for MKKTVLQAPLLPKNLQKTTVVLVVFVILCSLTALISDINLPVPTQKQQPGQPAVWKLENAFPNLTFHRPVEFTCPRDGSNRIFVLEQEGIIRVFENKPTVQAASVYLDVTKNVSDEGEMGLLGLAFHPDFSQNGYFYIYYTKRNPLESVIARYQATTPDLKIVNPTTETIILRFDQPYDNHNGGKIAFGPDGYLYIATGDGGAWGDQHQNAQNRASWLGKILRIDVDKTTRGTYGIPADNPFVSNREGYREEIYAYGLRNPWRFSFDRQTGRIWAGDVGQNQFEEIDIITKGGNYGWRLKEAIRCYNPRNDCDSGGLIDPVHHYGRDEGTSITGGVVYRGSRHTALQGKYLYADYASGKVWALAFENDKKTDNQLLTEHSGTISAFGEDAAGEVYLLDHQGTIKRFSAAN; via the coding sequence ATGAAAAAAACGGTTTTACAGGCTCCCCTTTTGCCGAAAAACTTGCAAAAAACAACCGTTGTCCTGGTTGTTTTTGTGATTTTGTGCAGCTTAACCGCTCTAATTTCGGATATCAACCTTCCGGTCCCGACGCAAAAACAGCAGCCAGGACAGCCTGCGGTCTGGAAATTAGAAAATGCGTTTCCGAACCTGACATTCCATCGCCCGGTTGAATTTACGTGCCCACGGGACGGCAGCAACCGGATTTTTGTGTTGGAACAGGAAGGCATAATCCGGGTATTTGAGAACAAACCCACCGTTCAGGCCGCTTCGGTTTACCTGGATGTTACGAAGAACGTGTCGGACGAAGGCGAAATGGGGCTCCTCGGACTGGCTTTCCATCCCGACTTTAGCCAGAACGGTTATTTTTACATTTACTATACGAAGCGGAATCCATTGGAATCGGTCATCGCCCGGTATCAGGCAACAACCCCTGACCTGAAAATAGTTAATCCCACCACTGAGACTATTATTCTGCGATTTGATCAGCCTTATGACAACCACAACGGTGGAAAAATTGCGTTCGGCCCCGATGGTTACCTCTATATCGCAACCGGTGATGGCGGAGCCTGGGGCGATCAGCATCAAAACGCTCAGAACCGGGCTTCCTGGCTGGGCAAAATCCTTCGCATTGACGTCGACAAGACGACTAGAGGTACTTATGGCATCCCGGCCGACAATCCATTTGTCAGTAACCGGGAAGGCTATCGGGAAGAAATTTATGCGTATGGGCTTCGTAACCCCTGGCGATTCAGTTTTGATCGGCAAACCGGTCGGATCTGGGCCGGGGATGTGGGACAGAATCAGTTCGAAGAGATTGATATTATAACAAAGGGTGGCAATTACGGCTGGCGTTTAAAAGAAGCGATCCGGTGCTATAACCCCCGCAACGATTGCGACTCTGGCGGCCTGATTGACCCGGTTCATCATTACGGGCGCGATGAAGGAACGTCAATTACGGGAGGTGTGGTCTACAGGGGCTCGCGCCATACGGCTTTACAGGGCAAATACCTGTATGCCGATTACGCCAGCGGTAAAGTCTGGGCATTGGCCTTCGAAAACGACAAAAAGACCGATAATCAACTACTAACGGAGCATTCAGGCACTATCTCGGCTTTCGGGGAGGATGCCGCCGGGGAAGTCTACCTGCTCGACCATCAGGGAACCATCAAGCGGTTCAGCGCTGCAAATTGA
- a CDS encoding PIG-L family deacetylase, with protein MSVRKRLLSFFLGCSLTSTLFAQVPYGSIKPTPPGEILSNLKKLNVLGSVLYIAAHPDDENTLMLAYLAKERLVRTGYLSLTRGDGGQNLIGPEQGENIGVIRTQELLAARRVDGPDQFFSRAYDFGFSKSTDEAVRTWGQEKVLADVVWMIRKYQPDAIITRFPPDSRAGHGHHSASGFLAEEAFKISNDPKKFPEQLAYVKPWQAKRILWNVFIPGAFLSNKKPDEAGNLIGIETGLYNALLGKSYGEIAAESRSQHKSQGFGVPASRGARVDYLLLKGGDPAEKDPLDGIDISWKRISGSDAVQAQVNQLIATFKPDRPDASVPALTQLYGALNKLDTTSIYVKAKRQEVEQLIRQCLGLWFETNPTDYAATPGETIKLNTNIVSRADSPVKLVGIRYSAGKDTTLDLALKPNDVVLLPTLVTIPKTQKISQPYWLEKPIVKGLFQVDNQQLIGLPENPAALTASYTFEIGGQRFTFSRPVVYKSTDPVDGEIYRPFIIQPDVTANLTERVYAFSDAAPKTAELVLKAGRANIAGTIKLDAPSGWQVEPASLPFSLAGKGSEQRVTFKITPTAKAQNGKLQAMMTTSDGTFTTGLRLIAYKHIPTQTLFPPAEAKLVKLDVKVTAKNIGYIVGAGDEVPAALQQMGCRVTILGPAELSRSLAAYDAIVVGVRAYNISDYLANYQANLMDYVKNGGTMIVQYVTPGGSGFIQNGLKVSQMGPYPFKVVNERVTEEDAPMTFINPQHPLLNYPNKITEADFSGWIQERGIYFAQDWDKAYEPIFSSHDQNEAAKQGSLIYAKYGKGNFMYTGLVFFRELPAGVPGAYRLFANMISVGK; from the coding sequence GTGTCTGTACGCAAACGTCTGCTTTCTTTCTTCCTTGGTTGTTCCCTCACGTCAACCCTATTCGCTCAGGTTCCTTATGGCTCCATCAAACCCACACCGCCGGGCGAAATTCTCTCAAACCTGAAAAAGTTGAACGTTCTCGGTTCGGTGTTGTACATAGCCGCTCACCCTGACGATGAGAATACATTGATGCTGGCTTACCTGGCCAAAGAACGGCTTGTTCGCACAGGCTATCTATCACTGACGCGGGGCGACGGTGGCCAGAATCTGATTGGTCCTGAACAGGGTGAGAATATTGGTGTAATCCGAACGCAGGAATTGCTCGCAGCCCGACGTGTCGACGGACCCGATCAGTTTTTCAGCCGGGCCTACGATTTTGGCTTTTCTAAATCGACCGATGAGGCCGTCCGTACCTGGGGGCAGGAAAAAGTACTGGCCGATGTGGTCTGGATGATCCGAAAATACCAGCCTGATGCGATTATTACGCGTTTCCCACCCGATTCGCGCGCGGGTCATGGCCACCATAGCGCATCCGGATTTCTGGCAGAAGAAGCTTTCAAAATTTCGAACGATCCCAAAAAATTCCCGGAGCAACTGGCTTATGTGAAGCCCTGGCAGGCAAAACGTATTCTCTGGAACGTATTTATTCCGGGGGCGTTTTTGAGCAACAAAAAGCCTGACGAAGCGGGTAATCTAATCGGTATTGAAACGGGCCTGTATAATGCATTACTGGGCAAATCATACGGTGAGATTGCCGCAGAAAGCCGTAGTCAGCATAAAAGTCAGGGCTTCGGTGTACCGGCCAGCCGGGGTGCGCGTGTCGACTATCTTTTGCTAAAAGGCGGTGATCCTGCCGAGAAAGATCCGCTCGACGGTATCGACATAAGCTGGAAACGTATTTCGGGTAGTGATGCGGTGCAGGCACAGGTTAACCAGCTTATTGCTACGTTCAAACCCGACCGGCCTGATGCATCGGTGCCCGCACTGACTCAGCTATATGGCGCACTGAACAAGCTCGACACAACCAGCATTTATGTGAAAGCCAAGCGTCAGGAAGTCGAGCAGTTGATCCGGCAATGTTTGGGTTTGTGGTTTGAAACGAATCCAACCGATTATGCAGCCACACCCGGCGAAACCATTAAACTCAACACCAACATAGTCAGTCGGGCCGATTCGCCGGTTAAATTAGTAGGCATTCGGTATTCGGCAGGCAAAGACACGACACTGGATCTGGCGTTAAAGCCAAATGATGTTGTCCTCTTGCCAACACTGGTCACAATCCCGAAAACGCAGAAAATTTCACAACCGTACTGGCTCGAAAAACCTATCGTAAAAGGGCTTTTCCAGGTCGATAACCAGCAACTGATCGGCCTACCCGAAAACCCGGCTGCACTGACCGCCAGCTATACCTTCGAAATTGGTGGTCAGCGGTTTACCTTTAGCCGTCCGGTGGTCTACAAATCAACGGACCCGGTCGATGGTGAGATTTACAGGCCGTTTATCATTCAACCTGATGTAACGGCCAACCTGACTGAGCGTGTGTATGCTTTTTCAGACGCAGCTCCTAAAACAGCTGAACTTGTGCTGAAAGCTGGCCGGGCCAATATAGCCGGAACGATAAAACTGGACGCCCCGTCGGGCTGGCAGGTTGAACCGGCTTCCCTCCCATTTTCGCTGGCGGGCAAGGGCAGTGAGCAACGGGTAACGTTCAAAATAACGCCAACCGCTAAGGCTCAAAACGGCAAATTACAGGCCATGATGACCACCAGTGACGGCACCTTCACAACCGGTTTGCGCCTAATTGCCTACAAGCACATTCCCACACAAACGCTGTTTCCACCCGCTGAAGCCAAACTCGTAAAACTGGACGTTAAAGTAACCGCGAAGAACATCGGCTACATTGTCGGCGCTGGCGATGAGGTACCTGCCGCGCTACAACAGATGGGTTGTCGCGTTACGATTCTCGGCCCCGCCGAACTAAGCCGTAGCCTGGCGGCCTATGACGCCATCGTTGTTGGTGTTCGTGCCTATAATATCAGCGATTATTTAGCCAACTATCAGGCCAACCTGATGGATTATGTAAAAAATGGCGGTACAATGATCGTGCAATATGTTACACCGGGCGGTTCAGGATTTATTCAGAATGGCCTCAAAGTCAGCCAGATGGGCCCTTATCCGTTCAAGGTTGTCAACGAACGCGTGACCGAAGAAGATGCGCCCATGACGTTCATCAATCCGCAACACCCATTGCTCAATTACCCGAATAAAATTACAGAAGCCGACTTTTCGGGCTGGATTCAGGAGCGGGGTATCTATTTCGCTCAGGACTGGGACAAAGCTTATGAGCCCATTTTTTCATCCCACGACCAGAACGAAGCGGCCAAGCAGGGCAGTCTGATTTACGCCAAATACGGCAAAGGGAACTTCATGTACACCGGTCTGGTGTTCTTCCGGGAGTTACCGGCTGGCGTTCCGGGTGCTTATCGACTATTTGCCAATATGATTTCAGTAGGCAAATAA
- a CDS encoding DUF4406 domain-containing protein, whose product MKSLLILVAGPYRSGTNDDPIRMNENLRRLESVTLTLFRAGHIPMIGEWVALPLLRLAGGKRPGDEAWQEILYPVANRLITRCDAVLRLPGESKGADEDVRLATELGLAVYYRLEDVPGCA is encoded by the coding sequence ATGAAAAGCCTACTGATTTTAGTGGCTGGTCCCTATCGATCCGGCACGAATGACGATCCTATTCGGATGAATGAAAACCTTCGTCGTCTCGAATCCGTAACACTGACTCTGTTTCGGGCAGGACATATACCAATGATTGGTGAGTGGGTGGCATTACCATTACTTCGCCTGGCCGGTGGCAAACGACCTGGCGATGAGGCTTGGCAAGAGATTCTTTATCCGGTTGCAAATCGGCTTATCACCCGTTGTGATGCCGTTTTACGCCTGCCGGGTGAATCCAAAGGAGCTGATGAGGATGTTCGCCTGGCTACTGAACTTGGGCTGGCAGTTTATTATAGACTGGAAGATGTGCCTGGATGTGCATAA
- a CDS encoding OsmC family protein: protein MKIVRNASAHWAGTGKDGKGTLSTASTVLNQTQYSYNTRFADGVGTNPEELVAAAHAGCFTMQLAFNIQLAGFVADSIDVSCAITLEDSGITSSKLTLTASVPGLDKAKFDELVDHAEHNCPISKLFNTTISVDATLA from the coding sequence ATGAAAATTGTCCGTAATGCATCCGCGCACTGGGCCGGAACCGGTAAAGATGGTAAAGGAACACTATCAACTGCCAGCACAGTTCTGAATCAGACACAGTATTCGTATAATACGCGGTTTGCCGATGGTGTAGGCACCAATCCTGAAGAGTTAGTAGCTGCGGCTCATGCAGGCTGTTTTACCATGCAATTGGCGTTTAACATTCAACTGGCAGGTTTTGTCGCCGATTCGATCGACGTTTCGTGTGCCATTACTCTCGAAGACAGTGGTATTACCAGCTCTAAGTTAACCCTTACGGCTAGTGTACCGGGCTTAGACAAAGCTAAGTTTGATGAACTGGTCGATCATGCTGAACACAACTGTCCCATTTCAAAACTATTTAATACCACGATCAGCGTGGATGCTACGTTAGCGTAA